Proteins encoded by one window of Tamandua tetradactyla isolate mTamTet1 chromosome 24, mTamTet1.pri, whole genome shotgun sequence:
- the LOC143668126 gene encoding all-trans-retinol dehydrogenase [NAD(+)] ADH1B-like, with protein MNTAGKVIKCKAAVLWELRKPFSIEEVEVAPPKAYEVRIKMVATGICGSDNHVVNGHLVTTLPAILGHEGAGIVESIGEGVTAVKPGDKVIPLCVPQCGECITCKHPEANNCVKMSLTNPRGTMQDGTTRFTCKGKPIHHFIHTSTYSEYTVVDEISVVKIDAAAPLEKVCLIGCGFSTGYGSAVKVAKVTPGSTCAVFGLGGVGLSAVIGCKAAGAARIIGVDINKDKFAKAKELGATECINPQDFQKPIHEVLKEMTGGGVDFSFEVIGQIDTMLEALSCCHEAFGVCVMVGVPPRSENLSVNPMLLMTGRTWKGALLGGFKFKDHAPKLVADIMANKIPVDLLITHVLPFEKINEGFDLLHHGKSIRTVLKF; from the exons ATGAACACAGCAGGaaaa gTAATAAAATGCAAAGCAGCTGTGCTTTGGGAGCTAAGAAAACCCTTTTCCATTGAGGAGGTGGAGGTCGCACCCCCCAAGGCCTATGAAGTTCGCATTAAG ATGGTGGCCACAGGAATCTGTGGCTCAGATAACCATGTGGTTAATGGGCATTTAGTCACAACACTCCCTGCAATATTAGGCCACGAGGGAGCCGGCATCGTGGAGAGCATTGGTGAGGGGGTGACTGCAGTCAAACCAG GTGATAAAGTCATCCCACTGTGTGTTCCCCAGTGTGGGGAATGTATCACTTGTAAACACCCAGAAGCCAACAACTGTGTGAAAATGAG TCTGACCAACCCTCGGGGGACCATGCAGGATGGCACCACCAGGTTCACCTGCAAAGGGAAGCCCATCCACCACTTCATCCACACCAGCACCTACTCTGAGTACACAGTGGTGGATGAGATCTCAGTGGTCAAGATCGATGCAGCAGCACCACTGGAGAAAGTCTGCCTCATTGGCTGTGGATTTTCTACTGGTTATGGGTCTGCAGTCAAAGTTGCCAAG GTCACCCCAGGCTCCACTTGTGCTGTATTTGGCCTTGGAGGAGTCGGCTTGTCTGCTGTCATTGGCTGTAAGGCAGCTGGAGCAGCCAGGATCATTGGGGTGGATATCAACAAGGACAAATTTGCAAAGGCCAAAGAGCTGGGGGCCACTGAGTGCATCAACCCTCAGGACTTCCAGAAACCCATCCATGAGGTGCTGAAGGAAATGACTGGGGGTGGTGTGGACTTTTCGTTTGAAGTCATTGGTCAGATCGACACCATG CTTGAGGCTCTATCATGCTGTCATGAGGCATTTGGTGTATGTGTCATGGTAGGGGTGCCTCCAAGGTCTGAAAACCTCTCGGTGAACCCTATGCTGCTAATGACTGGTCGCACCTGGAAAGGGGCACTTTTGGGTG gCTTTAAGTTTAAAGATCATGCTCCAAAACTTGTGGCTGATATTATGGCCAACAAGATTCCAGTGGATCTATTAATAACCCATGTTTTaccttttgaaaagatcaatgaaggATTTGACCTGCTTCACCATGGAAAAAG CATCCGTACTGTACTCAAATTTTGA